Proteins encoded by one window of Orbaceae bacterium BiB:
- a CDS encoding transposase — protein sequence MSKKYDPQFKQEAINLALNSEQTYRQTANDLGINYKTFCNWMYQTMNKPTHQAIKSNKKPDYHELERQNKAMKKELELRKKEIDILKKAAQYFASLK from the coding sequence ATGAGTAAAAAATACGATCCCCAATTTAAACAAGAAGCGATCAATTTAGCCCTAAATAGCGAACAAACTTATCGACAAACAGCCAATGATTTAGGTATAAATTACAAAACATTTTGTAATTGGATGTACCAAACGATGAATAAACCAACCCATCAAGCGATAAAATCAAATAAAAAACCAGACTATCACGAACTTGAGCGTCAAAATAAAGCGATGAAAAAAGAGCTTGAGCTACGTAAAAAGGAGATCGATATCCTAAAAAAGGCCGCTCAGTACTTTGCGAGCCTGAAATAG
- a CDS encoding DUF3999 family protein: protein MIINKYTTVCLSLMISFNALSAEVDSTNNYAFGAELNLTDTESMFSRVELDKQIYTQTQSPKLDDLRVFNRNGQTVPFSLINVYNKKQNKQQFDMVMYPLELDNRSNNSTSNNYSIAIDGQKVNINLDKSDHDSNGYTRSYLLQVPNDIKVTQPIANIKLSFADQAENWQATADIAYSSDLRYWNNTVSDVPIMRLTNNDNSQLSLLDISFPSYSNTKNRNWLITLYSQKPIPELNNVTASTDEATRNNTLYGIDFSLDSSDLQNAIYTLPSPQPVKTMTIELNNSRSVLPVSIFYKTDNKDQNWVKLEDRILRKTDYNDEPTRIEFDGTLIAAVKLTTINSYFDQPPKLIAYRNKVDLVFNSANNAPFILAWGSAQSKAVALPSSTLLSATDSPDSLPLAFIGDPVKLAGEKALITAEKTQSSGFPQWIIWLGLIIGAAVLVALALKLLKEIKKQN from the coding sequence ATGATAATTAACAAATATACGACCGTATGTTTATCATTAATGATAAGTTTTAATGCACTATCAGCAGAAGTTGACTCAACAAACAATTATGCATTCGGGGCTGAGTTGAATCTAACTGATACAGAAAGTATGTTTAGTCGAGTCGAGTTAGATAAACAGATCTACACCCAAACTCAATCACCAAAATTGGATGACTTACGCGTTTTTAATCGCAATGGTCAAACAGTACCATTTTCTTTAATTAATGTTTATAACAAAAAACAGAATAAACAGCAATTTGATATGGTAATGTATCCCCTTGAGTTAGATAATCGAAGTAATAACTCAACTAGTAATAATTATTCAATCGCAATTGATGGGCAGAAAGTTAATATTAATCTGGATAAATCAGACCATGACTCAAATGGGTATACTCGCTCTTACCTATTACAAGTTCCTAATGATATAAAAGTAACGCAGCCCATTGCCAATATTAAACTCTCTTTTGCCGACCAAGCTGAAAATTGGCAAGCAACGGCAGATATAGCATATAGTTCAGATTTAAGATATTGGAATAATACTGTAAGTGATGTTCCTATCATGCGATTAACAAATAACGATAATAGTCAATTATCGCTATTGGATATTTCTTTCCCCTCTTATTCCAATACTAAAAATCGTAATTGGTTAATTACTCTATATTCACAAAAACCAATTCCTGAACTTAATAACGTCACCGCCTCAACAGATGAAGCGACGCGAAATAATACATTATATGGAATTGATTTTTCGTTGGATAGTTCAGACTTACAAAATGCAATCTATACGCTACCTTCACCGCAACCAGTGAAAACGATGACTATCGAATTAAATAATTCTCGTAGCGTACTTCCTGTAAGTATTTTTTATAAAACCGATAATAAAGATCAAAATTGGGTTAAATTAGAAGATCGTATTCTTCGCAAAACTGACTATAACGATGAACCAACTCGTATTGAATTTGATGGTACACTTATTGCTGCAGTAAAATTAACAACAATTAATAGCTATTTTGATCAACCACCTAAGTTAATCGCTTATCGTAATAAAGTCGACTTAGTATTTAATAGTGCCAATAATGCACCGTTTATTCTAGCATGGGGATCTGCGCAATCGAAGGCGGTAGCATTACCAAGTTCAACATTACTATCAGCAACGGATTCGCCAGATTCATTACCGTTAGCTTTTATTGGTGATCCCGTTAAATTAGCCGGCGAGAAAGCGCTAATCACTGCTGAGAAAACACAATCATCTGGCTTTCCACAATGGATTATTTGGTTGGGTTTAATTATTGGAGCTGCTGTACTGGTAGCACTTGCATTAAAACTATTGAAAGAGATAAAGAAACAGAACTAA
- the apbC gene encoding iron-sulfur cluster carrier protein ApbC has translation MAVQDLSIVKSILSEFTHPTLYKNLIELDALKKCELESDVLSIKLVMPFVWESAYLQLQQQVSGKLLKETQAKSINWAIEYDIATLKRANEQHAINNVKNIIVVSSGKGGVGKSSTAVNLALALHKEGAKVGLLDADIYGPSVPTMLGTQHEHPLTPDNKHMTPIMAYGLATNSIGYLVEQDNAMVWRGPMASKALLQMLQDTLWPDLDYLVIDMPPGTGDIQLTLAQSIPVTGSVIVTTPQDIALIDAKKGITMFNKVNIPTLGIIENMSYHICENCGHHEAIFGEGGAKQLATQYHTKLLAQIPLHRSLRQDLDSGKPTVVSQVDSPFSQIYCELADRVAAELYFQGKVILPDISFKAL, from the coding sequence ATGGCTGTGCAGGATTTATCTATTGTTAAATCTATATTATCTGAGTTTACTCACCCAACATTGTATAAAAATTTAATTGAACTTGATGCACTCAAAAAATGTGAGTTAGAGAGTGATGTTTTATCTATTAAATTAGTGATGCCTTTTGTATGGGAATCTGCTTATCTACAATTGCAGCAGCAAGTAAGTGGCAAATTGCTTAAAGAAACCCAGGCTAAAAGTATTAATTGGGCAATTGAATATGATATTGCTACGTTGAAACGAGCTAATGAACAGCATGCAATTAATAATGTCAAAAATATTATTGTAGTCAGTTCAGGTAAAGGTGGGGTTGGTAAATCATCGACGGCTGTTAATCTTGCATTAGCTTTACATAAAGAGGGGGCAAAAGTTGGATTACTTGATGCTGATATTTATGGTCCCTCTGTACCAACAATGTTAGGTACGCAGCATGAGCATCCACTTACGCCAGATAATAAACATATGACCCCCATTATGGCTTATGGGCTTGCCACCAACTCTATTGGTTATCTGGTTGAACAAGATAATGCCATGGTATGGCGTGGACCGATGGCCAGTAAGGCCCTGTTACAAATGTTACAAGATACATTATGGCCTGATTTAGATTATCTTGTGATTGATATGCCTCCTGGCACGGGCGATATCCAGTTAACTCTGGCTCAAAGCATACCCGTAACAGGAAGTGTCATTGTCACGACACCACAGGATATTGCCTTGATTGATGCTAAAAAAGGTATCACGATGTTTAATAAAGTGAATATTCCAACACTGGGAATTATTGAAAATATGAGCTATCACATTTGTGAAAATTGTGGGCATCATGAGGCTATTTTTGGAGAAGGTGGCGCGAAGCAGTTAGCAACACAGTATCACACAAAATTGTTAGCACAGATCCCTTTACATCGGTCGCTGCGACAAGATCTTGATAGTGGTAAACCGACGGTTGTGAGCCAAGTCGATAGTCCATTTAGTCAAATTTATTGTGAATTAGCGGATCGTGTTGCCGCAGAACTTTATTTCCAAGGTAAAGTCATTTTGCCTGATATCTCATTTAAAGCACTTTAA
- the metG gene encoding methionine--tRNA ligase, translating to MTNKRRILVTCALPYANGSIHLGHMLEHIQADVWVRYQRMRGHEIYFICADDAHGTPIMLKAQQMGITPEELIAKVKQEHQRDFAGFNISFDNYHSTHSPENRQLSELIYTRLKTNGYIKTKIISQLYDPEKEMFLPDRFVKGTCPVCKAPDQYGDNCEVCSATYNPIDLINPKSVISGATPIIKESEHYFFDLPEFKTMLQEWIRSGTLQEQVANKMQEWFESGLQPWDISRDAPYFGFEIPNAPGKYFYVWLDAPIGYMGSFKNYCDRMGNINFDDFWKKESTTELYHFIGKDIVYFHSLFWPAMLDGSEHRKPNNIFVHGYVTVDGAKMSKSRGTFIQADTYLKHLDPDCLRYYYAAKSSATIDDIDLSLEDFVQRVNSDIVNKLVNLASRCAGFINKRFDGQLSSHIEDQPLYDHFTQKAEVIATYFEARELGKAIREIMTLADEANKYIDEKAPWVVAKQEGQDQLLQDICSMGINLFKVLMTYLKPVVPNLAQRSEEFLNTSLQWNSLALPLTNHTVNKFKALFTRIEMNNIDKVIEETKTLLAPAVVASNTDVVPFEETINFDDFAKIDLRVALIKDAQFVDGSDKLLQLTLDIDSEIRNVFSGIRSAYPDPQALVGRLTVMVANLAPRKMRFGISQGMVLCASGKDDKSGLYLLSPDSGATPGMKIS from the coding sequence ATGACGAATAAACGCAGAATATTGGTAACATGCGCCCTTCCTTACGCAAATGGCTCAATTCACTTAGGCCACATGCTTGAACATATTCAAGCTGACGTTTGGGTACGTTATCAGCGAATGCGTGGTCATGAAATATACTTTATTTGTGCCGATGATGCCCATGGTACGCCAATCATGCTAAAAGCTCAGCAAATGGGAATTACACCAGAAGAGCTTATCGCGAAGGTAAAACAAGAGCATCAACGCGATTTTGCTGGCTTTAATATTAGTTTCGATAATTATCACTCAACTCATAGCCCTGAAAATCGTCAATTATCTGAACTCATTTATACAAGATTAAAAACGAATGGTTATATTAAGACTAAAATTATTTCACAGCTCTATGATCCTGAAAAAGAGATGTTTTTACCCGATCGTTTTGTTAAAGGTACTTGCCCTGTATGTAAAGCACCAGACCAATATGGTGATAACTGTGAAGTGTGTAGCGCAACCTATAATCCGATTGATTTAATTAATCCTAAATCAGTCATCTCTGGCGCCACACCTATTATTAAAGAATCAGAGCACTATTTCTTTGATTTACCAGAATTTAAGACAATGCTACAGGAGTGGATCCGTTCAGGTACTTTACAAGAACAGGTCGCGAATAAAATGCAAGAGTGGTTTGAATCCGGTTTACAACCTTGGGATATCAGCCGAGATGCCCCTTATTTTGGTTTTGAAATTCCAAATGCACCTGGTAAGTATTTCTATGTTTGGCTTGATGCGCCAATTGGTTATATGGGTTCATTTAAGAACTATTGCGATCGAATGGGAAATATCAATTTTGACGATTTTTGGAAAAAAGAGTCAACCACTGAATTATACCATTTTATAGGTAAAGATATCGTTTACTTCCATAGTTTATTCTGGCCTGCAATGCTTGATGGTAGTGAGCACCGTAAACCAAATAATATTTTTGTACACGGTTATGTCACTGTTGATGGCGCCAAGATGTCGAAATCACGTGGCACCTTTATTCAAGCAGATACGTATCTAAAACATCTCGATCCGGATTGTTTACGTTATTATTATGCAGCAAAATCATCCGCAACTATTGATGATATTGATTTAAGCCTCGAAGATTTTGTCCAACGTGTGAATAGCGATATTGTTAATAAATTAGTCAACTTAGCCTCCCGCTGTGCTGGTTTTATTAATAAGCGATTTGATGGTCAGTTATCTAGTCATATTGAAGATCAGCCATTATATGATCACTTTACTCAGAAAGCAGAAGTGATTGCTACTTATTTTGAAGCTCGTGAATTAGGTAAAGCAATTCGAGAAATTATGACGCTTGCAGATGAAGCCAATAAATATATTGATGAAAAAGCACCTTGGGTTGTTGCAAAACAAGAAGGACAAGATCAGCTATTACAAGATATCTGTTCAATGGGAATTAATCTATTTAAAGTATTAATGACCTATTTAAAACCTGTTGTACCAAATTTAGCACAACGTAGTGAAGAGTTTTTAAATACATCATTACAATGGAATTCACTCGCGTTACCATTAACTAATCATACCGTGAATAAGTTTAAAGCCCTATTTACACGTATTGAAATGAATAACATCGATAAAGTAATTGAGGAAACTAAAACACTATTAGCACCAGCTGTTGTAGCTTCTAATACTGATGTCGTACCGTTCGAAGAGACGATTAATTTTGATGATTTTGCTAAAATAGATCTACGCGTTGCTCTTATTAAAGATGCGCAATTTGTTGATGGATCAGATAAACTGCTACAACTCACTTTAGACATCGACAGCGAAATACGTAATGTATTTTCTGGTATTCGTAGTGCATATCCCGATCCACAAGCATTAGTTGGTAGACTAACCGTTATGGTAGCTAATTTAGCTCCGCGTAAAATGCGTTTTGGTATTTCACAAGGTATGGTACTTTGTGCTAGTGGTAAAGATGATAAAAGTGGTTTATATCTTTTATCTCCAGATAGCGGCGCGACACCAGGTATGAAAATTAGCTAA
- a CDS encoding DUF2339 domain-containing protein, which yields MAGIILLIALVVFVIAWIAFANLQARVTGLQLQIQALKKRIDTLSPLQNSETVKNQSTQTAVESVAHVQHDIAKQQNAMAPSVIQPTLAPQTPISSAELVTQTTPKVIPNIISTKTQQYTEQKQIDKNSLSYRFTQWLIKGNPVAKVAIIILFFGLSYLLKYSIDHGLLSPEIRILGSLCLGLVLLTIGWRLRKKKELYALILQGGAIGVLYFTLFAAFKLYALVPMLLTFALLVIVCSTSVMFAVLQRAISLAIIACVGGYLAPILLSTGSGNHIALFSYYLLISCAILVISFWQSWRVLNLIGFIFTYVVALLWGMSNFKAEFYLECQIFIIANMLIYGVLAVLLSVRNTTKEPNQNAFDLFLLLSVPLLAFCLQYSITVQFDYAPAFSALGFGLFYLVGAFITLRRWKNQAKQLALYGLAIGLGFTTLAVPLALTAQSTALVWLLEGTAISYVTLSQKQYRFSWAGVIIVLLGTISSSVAANDSFSNSSFILLYGVTSAILLFNACLWHYYRALHSSSEPLKILFIILAALAWSVWIIGSIERLSTSSNYIVQPIIACYVAAVWLWFMIGRKIEWSVMRYAVIALWPVLFLSLANNMLFYIHDYYAGLWGLSWLFAFLSGYIYLYLDRDNLAKCNTMLVSTLHISLLWIVLAWLYYNISWLLSFLPWGFEVVKASILMIFTCIVILVCFVLKQYRRYPLQMYQKQYWLIGLLPVALYLLFSLITGLYSSGQIVYWTYIPFINPLEESAGFTLMMLAVWLHQVSKLLVVQNRVQTNIITPSLLISLFIISLIFLWGNSIILRTISQLLDLSWSFYVLWHNNIVQVVLSLVWTLSALILIVIAHRYVLRNLWFVGAILQVIVVLKLVFVDSVELDGLMRAFVFIGVALLMLVIGYLAPIPPRAKHETP from the coding sequence ATGGCAGGAATAATTCTTCTTATTGCCCTTGTTGTATTTGTTATTGCTTGGATTGCTTTTGCCAATTTACAAGCTCGCGTTACCGGGTTACAACTACAAATTCAAGCCTTAAAAAAGCGTATTGATACGCTCTCCCCGTTGCAAAATAGTGAAACGGTGAAAAATCAGTCAACACAGACAGCTGTCGAATCCGTTGCCCACGTTCAACACGATATAGCTAAGCAACAAAATGCAATGGCGCCCAGTGTTATACAACCCACTTTAGCACCGCAAACACCTATTTCATCAGCTGAACTTGTTACTCAAACGACGCCTAAAGTGATCCCTAACATCATATCAACAAAGACTCAACAATATACTGAACAAAAACAGATTGATAAAAATAGCTTGAGTTATCGTTTCACTCAATGGCTAATCAAAGGTAATCCCGTCGCGAAAGTTGCCATCATTATTCTATTCTTTGGTCTATCTTATTTATTAAAATACAGTATTGATCATGGTTTATTATCACCAGAAATAAGAATATTAGGCTCATTATGCTTAGGACTAGTCTTATTAACCATTGGTTGGCGTCTACGCAAGAAAAAAGAGCTGTATGCCTTAATTTTACAAGGTGGTGCGATTGGCGTTCTCTACTTTACCTTATTTGCGGCGTTTAAACTCTACGCTTTAGTACCGATGTTACTGACATTTGCCCTGCTCGTCATTGTTTGTTCGACAAGCGTGATGTTCGCCGTGTTACAACGAGCGATTAGTTTAGCGATTATTGCTTGTGTTGGTGGCTATTTAGCACCGATTTTATTATCAACGGGTAGTGGCAACCATATTGCTTTATTTAGCTACTATTTACTTATTTCTTGCGCAATTTTAGTTATTAGTTTTTGGCAATCTTGGCGGGTATTAAATCTTATCGGTTTTATATTTACCTATGTCGTTGCGCTCCTTTGGGGAATGAGTAATTTTAAAGCCGAGTTTTATTTAGAGTGCCAGATATTTATCATCGCTAATATGTTAATTTATGGTGTTCTAGCGGTGTTGCTTTCAGTACGTAATACAACCAAAGAACCTAATCAAAATGCTTTCGATCTATTTTTATTACTTTCAGTGCCACTGCTCGCATTTTGTTTGCAATATTCGATTACCGTACAGTTTGATTATGCTCCGGCGTTTTCGGCACTCGGTTTTGGATTATTCTACCTCGTCGGCGCCTTCATCACGCTACGTCGCTGGAAAAACCAAGCTAAACAACTGGCATTATATGGACTGGCAATCGGACTAGGGTTTACTACACTTGCGGTTCCTCTTGCCTTAACGGCCCAAAGTACCGCATTAGTTTGGTTACTCGAGGGAACGGCAATCAGCTATGTAACATTATCGCAAAAACAGTATCGTTTTAGCTGGGCCGGTGTCATTATCGTCTTATTAGGAACAATAAGTTCGAGCGTTGCAGCAAACGATTCATTTAGCAATAGTAGCTTTATTCTATTGTATGGAGTAACTAGCGCCATACTGCTATTTAATGCCTGTTTATGGCACTATTATCGAGCCCTACACTCTAGCTCAGAGCCACTAAAAATACTATTTATTATTCTAGCTGCATTAGCTTGGTCAGTATGGATTATTGGTAGTATTGAACGTTTATCAACATCATCCAATTATATTGTTCAGCCTATTATCGCGTGTTATGTAGCTGCGGTATGGTTGTGGTTTATGATTGGGCGAAAAATAGAATGGTCGGTAATGCGTTATGCAGTAATCGCTCTATGGCCAGTATTATTCCTATCTCTAGCTAATAATATGCTATTTTATATCCATGATTACTACGCTGGATTATGGGGTCTTAGTTGGTTGTTCGCATTCTTGAGTGGCTATATTTATCTCTATCTGGATCGAGATAATTTAGCAAAATGTAATACGATGCTCGTTTCAACATTACATATTAGCTTACTGTGGATAGTATTAGCTTGGTTATACTATAATATCAGCTGGTTATTATCATTTTTACCTTGGGGCTTTGAAGTCGTCAAAGCATCAATATTAATGATATTTACCTGTATCGTCATATTAGTCTGCTTTGTATTAAAGCAATATCGTCGATATCCATTACAAATGTATCAAAAACAGTATTGGTTAATTGGTCTGTTACCCGTTGCACTCTATTTATTGTTCTCACTTATTACAGGTTTATATAGCAGCGGACAAATCGTCTACTGGACATATATTCCATTTATCAATCCACTTGAAGAGAGTGCAGGTTTTACATTAATGATGTTAGCTGTCTGGTTACATCAGGTAAGTAAATTACTTGTTGTACAAAATAGAGTCCAGACAAATATTATTACACCGTCATTATTAATATCTTTATTTATAATAAGTCTAATATTTTTATGGGGTAATAGTATTATTCTACGAACGATAAGCCAATTATTAGATTTGTCGTGGTCATTTTATGTCTTATGGCACAACAATATTGTACAAGTCGTATTATCATTAGTCTGGACATTAAGCGCCTTAATTCTTATTGTGATAGCTCACCGCTATGTATTACGTAATCTGTGGTTTGTGGGTGCAATATTACAAGTAATAGTGGTGCTTAAACTCGTATTCGTTGATAGTGTCGAACTTGATGGTTTAATGAGAGCATTTGTATTTATTGGCGTCGCGTTACTTATGTTAGTAATTGGTTACTTAGCACCAATTCCACCTAGAGCAAAACACGAAACACCATAA
- a CDS encoding IS3 family transposase: MARYEFIKKQNTLSKRRLFHLFDVSSSGYYAYLKRLPSQRTVFNQQLDKKIETLFEDHRHLYGYRRLHVELLEEGYCLSRERVRRRMHKLHLKAKQRKKYKQTTHSNHNKPVAENILDRHFTMDTPNQAWVCDITYIKVNGQWLYLAIVLDLYSRKIIGWAMDTHMESSLVCQALTMALLHRGYPSKVIVHSDRGGQYCSDDYQAILTAYGLTCSMSRKGNCWDNAVAESFFHTLKTEWIYRHKLENMAQAKSMILWYIEVYYNRVRKHSYLNYLSPVQFEEKMI, translated from the coding sequence ATAGCAAGGTACGAATTTATTAAAAAGCAAAACACGCTATCTAAGCGTCGTTTATTTCATCTATTTGACGTGTCAAGTAGTGGTTACTATGCCTATTTAAAGCGATTACCGTCTCAGAGAACAGTGTTTAATCAGCAGCTTGACAAAAAGATTGAAACACTATTTGAAGATCATCGGCATCTCTATGGTTATCGGCGTTTACATGTCGAACTTTTGGAGGAAGGCTATTGTTTATCACGTGAACGAGTTCGTCGACGAATGCACAAGCTTCACCTTAAAGCAAAACAACGCAAAAAGTATAAACAAACAACGCACAGTAACCACAACAAACCGGTCGCTGAAAATATTTTAGATAGGCACTTTACCATGGACACACCTAATCAAGCTTGGGTATGCGATATAACTTATATTAAAGTGAACGGACAGTGGTTATACCTCGCGATTGTACTTGATCTCTACTCTCGTAAAATCATAGGCTGGGCGATGGATACGCATATGGAAAGCTCGCTAGTTTGTCAAGCCTTAACTATGGCTTTGCTTCATCGGGGCTATCCAAGTAAAGTGATTGTTCATAGTGACCGTGGTGGCCAGTATTGTTCCGATGATTACCAAGCTATATTAACGGCTTATGGCTTAACGTGTAGTATGAGTCGCAAAGGTAACTGTTGGGATAATGCGGTGGCTGAAAGCTTTTTCCATACCTTAAAAACAGAATGGATTTACCGACACAAACTAGAAAATATGGCACAAGCTAAATCGATGATCTTGTGGTACATTGAGGTTTACTATAACCGAGTAAGAAAACATTCATATTTAAACTATTTATCACCTGTTCAATTTGAAGAAAAAATGATTTAA